The nucleotide window ATTCATCGCGTTCAAGTGTATGGTAATCACCAGACTCTTCTGGTGGACGTGGTTTACATTTGTTACAGCAGCAGTTACAACAGCAGCAGAAACAGCAGCAGAAGTAACATCCGGTCAAAACACCGCAAATAACGAAAAGGGCTTTGCACCAAGTACTAGTTACGACGAAGTAGGCGTTGACATTTTCTTCTCCAAATTGCTCGGCTATGTACAATCCGAGGGAGCCATAGTTGTCATAGATATTTCTCTTTGTAGCGTCACTTAATATTGTGTGAGCACGATTCACCTCTTTAAATTTTTCCGCTGCATCTGGGCTATTTGAGTTTTTATCCGGGTGATATTTCAACGCTAATTTACGATAACTTTTTTTGACATCATCGGCGGTTGCAGTTTTCGGTACCTGCAGTATTTGATAAAGGCTATCGCCAGCAGTTGATAATTTCCTTTTATCCATAGTTAAACTTCTATTTTGCAATTAGTAaaggattataaattaaagacgTTACGatgaattattactttttacacgCGAAAATCATTAAAACGATCTTGTT belongs to Nymphalis io chromosome 2, ilAglIoxx1.1, whole genome shotgun sequence and includes:
- the LOC126776259 gene encoding dnaJ homolog subfamily C member 5, whose amino-acid sequence is MDKRKLSTAGDSLYQILQVPKTATADDVKKSYRKLALKYHPDKNSNSPDAAEKFKEVNRAHTILSDATKRNIYDNYGSLGLYIAEQFGEENVNAYFVVTSTWCKALFVICGVLTGCYFCCCFCCCCNCCCNKCKPRPPEESGDYHTLERDESDGIHPVTMQPGGEGRPTAEQAPPIAMPAPAPGVSENTGLNTGSSIPKYT